The proteins below are encoded in one region of Drosophila santomea strain STO CAGO 1482 chromosome 3R, Prin_Dsan_1.1, whole genome shotgun sequence:
- the LOC120454262 gene encoding probable ubiquitin-conjugating enzyme E2 7, whose product MSELQASLLLKRQLSELQSHPVEGFSAGLVCDSDIFKWEVVIIGPPDTLYEGGFFKAHLIFPKEYPLRPPKMKFITEIWHPNIDKAGDVCISILHEPGDDKWGYEKAEERWLPVHTVETILLSVISMLTDPNDESAANVDAAKEYRENYAEFKRKVTRCVRRSQEEVE is encoded by the coding sequence ATGTCCGAACTGCAAGCATCGCTACTGCTCAAACGCCAGCTTTCCGAGCTGCAGAGCCATCCCGTCGAGGGCTTCTCCGCCGGTCTGGTATGCGACTCGGACATCTTCAAGTGGGAGGTGGTGATCATCGGTCCCCCGGACACGCTTTACGAGGGCGGCTTCTTTAAGGCGCACCTGATCTTCCCAAAGGAGTACCCACTGCGCCCGCCCAAGATGAAGTTCATCACCGAAATATGGCATCCCAATATCGACAAGGCCGGCGACGTTTGCATCTCGATCCTCCACGAACCGGGTGACGATAAGTGGGGCTACGAGAAGGCCGAGGAGCGCTGGCTACCGGTGCACACCGTGGAGACGATCCTCCTTTCCGTGATCTCAATGCTCACAGATCCCAATGATGAATCGGCCGCTAATGTGGATGCGGCCAAGGAGTACCGTGAGAATTACGCGGAGTTCAAGCGCAAGGTAACCAGGTGCGTCCGCCGGAGTCAAGAGGAGGTGGAATAG
- the LOC120453909 gene encoding low molecular weight phosphotyrosine protein phosphatase 1 has protein sequence MDRKVLMICLGNICRSPIAEVVMVDTLEKANVKDVEVDSAAIGGWHVGNRADPRAISTLQKHGLKCTHIVRQIRKQDFSEFDYIFGMDEDNMSELRRLAPKGSKAELLMLGDFGLEKKNRIIEDPYYERGAEGFETAYQQCVVACAAFMKERLQK, from the exons ATGGATCGCAAAGTGCTAATGATTTGTTTGG GCAACATCTGCAGATCCCCAATTGCGGAGGTCGTGATGGTGGACACCCTGGAAAAGGCGAATGTCAAGGACGTGGAGGTCGATAGTGCGGCAATTGGAGGCTGGCACGTGGGCAACCGGGCTGATCCGAGGGCCATCAGCACTCTGCAGAAGCACGGCCTCAAGTGCACCCACATCGTTCGGCAGATTCGCAAGCAGGACTTCTCGGAATTCGACTACATCTTCGGCATGGACGAGGATAACATGAGCGAACTGAGGCGTCTGGCGCCCAAAGGCTCTAAGGCGGAGCTCCTGATGCTGGGCGACTTCGGACTCGAGAAGAAGAACCGCATCATTGAGGATCCCTACTAT GAGCGTGGAGCCGAGGGCTTTGAGACCGCCTACCAGCAGTGCGTGGTGGCCTGTGCCGCCTTCATGAAAGAGCGCCTCCAGAAATGA
- the LOC120453908 gene encoding low molecular weight phosphotyrosine protein phosphatase 2 yields MGKRSQKNSVLMVCVGNLCRSPIAEAVMRDVVERAGLQGEWRVESAGIEGWHSGRQPDERALNVLARHNIDYLGSARVLAPEDYLKFDYIFGMDLSNLAALRRMAPKGATAKLLLLGDFGLKPDERILEDPYYDIGEAPFEQIYRQCSIACNNFLKQARLNQIM; encoded by the exons ATGGGCAAGAGATCGCAGAAGAACAGTGTGCTGATGGTCTGCGTGG GCAACCTCTGCCGCTCCCCAATCGCCGAGGCTGTGATGCGTGACGTGGTCGAGAGGGCGGGTCTCCAGGGGGAGTGGCGCGTGGAGAGCGCCGGGATCGAGGGATGGCATTCCGGCCGCCAACCGGATGAGCGAGCTCTGAATGTCCTGGCCAGGCACAACATCGACTACTTGGGCAGTGCGAGAGTTCTGGCCCCGGAGGACTACCTCAAGTTCGACTACATCTTCGGCATGGATCTGAGCAACCTAGCCGCCCTGAGGCGGATGGCTCCCAAGGGCGCCACTGCCAAGCTGCTTCTCCTTGGGGATTTTGGCCTAAAACCAGATGAACGCATCCTTGAGGATCCCTATTAT GACATTGGCGAAGCACCATTCGAACAAATTTACCGGCAGTGCAGCATAGCGTGTAATAATTTCTTGAAACAAGCGCGTTTAAATCAGATCATGTAG
- the LOC120453901 gene encoding adenosine deaminase 2 isoform X2: MVKKEMGQWTWGQQYCYEQARQAVLTAEEELMTGGHTYLNTQEATVDDIFMEYKLGELAQGFRNAEQNAAALHFFKAKPLIDRSAIFRFLQKMPKGAVLHLHNTASVSSKWVVDDLSYMPGLLRCTTATGRSVLTFRRTPKEHECQSQYVRVADERRNSLDRQIYDRNFERLINLYTPVPELEYPTITQVWDRFQDMFHSLSDALTYLPAFRAYHWQMLEELYNDNVMYAEIRTSCKMLYDASGRTFSKERTIRELYDINEKFVKLHPDFLGIKVILAVYRGYELDRMKDMVEEFGKLHQALPNFLVGFDLVGQEDKGKPLYSLLPALRDLPPTSRLFLHGGETNWFGASTDINLLDALLLNTTRIGHGYALAKHPILLNAVKSRRIAVEISPISNQVLHLVWDLRNHPGAQYLALDVPVVICNDDPGFWNAKGLSYDFYYAIMSLAPNNAGLRVLKTLVWNSVRYSTLTEEEQTKAFKILELSWSRFIDKVLNGSVF; this comes from the exons ATggttaaaaaagaaatgggtCAATGGACTTGGGGTCAGCAATATt gcTATGAACAAGCACGGCAAGCTGTTCTCacggcggaggaggagctgaTGACTGGTGGACACACCTACCTGAACACCCAGGAGGCCACGGTGGACGATATATTCATGGAGTACAAGCTCGGAGAGTTGGCCCAAGGATTTCGGAACGCGGAGCAGAATGCGGCAGCTCTGCATTTTTTCAAGGCAAAGCCGCTAATCGATCGGAGTGCGATCTTCCGATTTCTACAGAAGATGCCCAAGGGCGCCGTGCTCCACCTGCACAACACCGCATCCGTGAGCTCCAAGTGGGTGGTGGACGACTTGTCGTACATGCCCGGACTGCTGCGCTGCACGACGGCTACAGGACGAAGTGTCCTCACATTCCGCAGGACTCCTAAGGAGCACGAATGCCAATCGCAATACGTGCGTGTTGCCGATGAGCGGCGGAACTCGTTGGATCGCCAGATCTACGATCGGAATTTCGAACGCCTGATCAATTTGTACACCCCAGTTCCAGAGC TGGAGTACCCCACAATTACCCAGGTTTGGGATCGGTTCCAGGACATGTTCCACTCGCTGAGCGATGCCCTAACCTATTTGCCAGCCTTTCGAGCTTATCACTGGCAgatgctggaggagctgtACAATGACAATGTGATGTACGCAGAGATTCGGACTAGTTGCAAAATG CTCTATGACGCCAGTGGACGCACTTTTTCCAAAGAGCGTACTATTCGCGAGCTCTATGACATTAACGAGAAGTTCGTGAAGCTGCATCCAGATTTTCTGGGCATCAAAGTCATTCTGGCCGTCTATCGCGGCTATGAATTGGATCGGATGAAGGATATGGTTGAGGAATTTGGGAAGTTGCA CCAAGCATTGCCCAACTTTCTGGTTGGATTCGATTTGGTGGGTCAAGAGGACAAGGGAAAACCACTTTATTCCTTACTGCCTGCCCTAAGAGATCTTCCGCCAACATCTCGGCTTTTCCTACATGGCGGGGAGACCA ATTGGTTTGGCGCCTCCACGGATATCAATCTGCTGGATGCCCTGTTGCTGAATACCACTCGCATTGGTCATGGTTATGCTCTGGCCAAGCATCCGATCCTCCTGAATGCTGTGAAGTCGCGCCGCATCGCCGTGGAGATTAGTCCCATTTCGAACCAGGTGCTGCATCTGGTTTGGGACCTGCGCAACCATCCGGGTGCCCAGTATCTTGCCCTTGATGTACCCGTGGTGATATGCAACGATGATCCTGGGTTCTGGAATGCCAAGGGCCTAAGCTACGACTTCTACTATGCCATCATGAGCCTGGCGCCCAACAATGCTGGGCTAAGGGTCCTCAAGACTCTGGTGTGGAATTCGGTGCGCTACTCCACGCTGACGGAGGAGGAACAGACGAAAGCTTTTAAAATACTCGAACTCAGCTGGTCGCGATTCATAGACAAGGTGCTGAATGGCAGTGTATTTTAA
- the LOC120453901 gene encoding adenosine deaminase 2 isoform X1: protein MERLLILVVLLTSQLQIQAQTALSYEQARQAVLTAEEELMTGGHTYLNTQEATVDDIFMEYKLGELAQGFRNAEQNAAALHFFKAKPLIDRSAIFRFLQKMPKGAVLHLHNTASVSSKWVVDDLSYMPGLLRCTTATGRSVLTFRRTPKEHECQSQYVRVADERRNSLDRQIYDRNFERLINLYTPVPELEYPTITQVWDRFQDMFHSLSDALTYLPAFRAYHWQMLEELYNDNVMYAEIRTSCKMLYDASGRTFSKERTIRELYDINEKFVKLHPDFLGIKVILAVYRGYELDRMKDMVEEFGKLHQALPNFLVGFDLVGQEDKGKPLYSLLPALRDLPPTSRLFLHGGETNWFGASTDINLLDALLLNTTRIGHGYALAKHPILLNAVKSRRIAVEISPISNQVLHLVWDLRNHPGAQYLALDVPVVICNDDPGFWNAKGLSYDFYYAIMSLAPNNAGLRVLKTLVWNSVRYSTLTEEEQTKAFKILELSWSRFIDKVLNGSVF from the exons gcTATGAACAAGCACGGCAAGCTGTTCTCacggcggaggaggagctgaTGACTGGTGGACACACCTACCTGAACACCCAGGAGGCCACGGTGGACGATATATTCATGGAGTACAAGCTCGGAGAGTTGGCCCAAGGATTTCGGAACGCGGAGCAGAATGCGGCAGCTCTGCATTTTTTCAAGGCAAAGCCGCTAATCGATCGGAGTGCGATCTTCCGATTTCTACAGAAGATGCCCAAGGGCGCCGTGCTCCACCTGCACAACACCGCATCCGTGAGCTCCAAGTGGGTGGTGGACGACTTGTCGTACATGCCCGGACTGCTGCGCTGCACGACGGCTACAGGACGAAGTGTCCTCACATTCCGCAGGACTCCTAAGGAGCACGAATGCCAATCGCAATACGTGCGTGTTGCCGATGAGCGGCGGAACTCGTTGGATCGCCAGATCTACGATCGGAATTTCGAACGCCTGATCAATTTGTACACCCCAGTTCCAGAGC TGGAGTACCCCACAATTACCCAGGTTTGGGATCGGTTCCAGGACATGTTCCACTCGCTGAGCGATGCCCTAACCTATTTGCCAGCCTTTCGAGCTTATCACTGGCAgatgctggaggagctgtACAATGACAATGTGATGTACGCAGAGATTCGGACTAGTTGCAAAATG CTCTATGACGCCAGTGGACGCACTTTTTCCAAAGAGCGTACTATTCGCGAGCTCTATGACATTAACGAGAAGTTCGTGAAGCTGCATCCAGATTTTCTGGGCATCAAAGTCATTCTGGCCGTCTATCGCGGCTATGAATTGGATCGGATGAAGGATATGGTTGAGGAATTTGGGAAGTTGCA CCAAGCATTGCCCAACTTTCTGGTTGGATTCGATTTGGTGGGTCAAGAGGACAAGGGAAAACCACTTTATTCCTTACTGCCTGCCCTAAGAGATCTTCCGCCAACATCTCGGCTTTTCCTACATGGCGGGGAGACCA ATTGGTTTGGCGCCTCCACGGATATCAATCTGCTGGATGCCCTGTTGCTGAATACCACTCGCATTGGTCATGGTTATGCTCTGGCCAAGCATCCGATCCTCCTGAATGCTGTGAAGTCGCGCCGCATCGCCGTGGAGATTAGTCCCATTTCGAACCAGGTGCTGCATCTGGTTTGGGACCTGCGCAACCATCCGGGTGCCCAGTATCTTGCCCTTGATGTACCCGTGGTGATATGCAACGATGATCCTGGGTTCTGGAATGCCAAGGGCCTAAGCTACGACTTCTACTATGCCATCATGAGCCTGGCGCCCAACAATGCTGGGCTAAGGGTCCTCAAGACTCTGGTGTGGAATTCGGTGCGCTACTCCACGCTGACGGAGGAGGAACAGACGAAAGCTTTTAAAATACTCGAACTCAGCTGGTCGCGATTCATAGACAAGGTGCTGAATGGCAGTGTATTTTAA
- the LOC120453907 gene encoding low molecular weight phosphotyrosine protein phosphatase 1 produces MLILNVNRFIYYVYSMNQLHWSSELAVPVAKMKVLFVCIGNTCRSPMAEAILKHLVLKRNLQDWYVDSAGLRNWNVGVEPQARGQQLLKQHGLKTNHLGRMITANDFYDFDYIFAMDSSNLLELQQMAARLDPSPTCQIQLLGSYIGRKEDEIIEDPYFSQGMGGFNAAYLQILESCQRFVQHYKSDDKSVSLGRQ; encoded by the exons ATGTTGATACTAAACGTGAACCGgtttatatattatgtatattcaATGAATCAGCTGCATTGGTCATCGGAACTTGCAGTTCCCGTTGCGAAAATGAAGGTTCTGTTCGTGTGCATTG GCAACACCTGCCGATCTCCAATGGCCGAGGCCATCCTGAAGCATTTAGTGCTGAAACGAAACCTCCAGGATTGGTACGTGGACAGTGCCGGCCTTCGGAATTGGAACGTTGGCGTGGAGCCTCAGGCACGTGGACAACAATTGCTAAAACAACATGGTCTAAAGACAAACCACTTGGGTCGTATG ATAACTGCTAATGACTTCTATGACTTCGATTACATATTCGCAATGGACAGTAGCAACCTGTTGGAGCTTCAGCAAATGGCAGCTAGGCTTGATCCCAGTCCGACGTGCCAGATTCAATTGCTGGGTAGCTATATTGGACGCAAGGAGGATGAGATCATCGAGGATCCATACTTC AGTCAGGGCATGGGAGGATTTAATGCTGCATACCTGCAAATACTGGAAAGCTGCCAACGTTTTGTGCAACATTATAAATCAGATGATAAGTCGGTTTCGTTAGGACGTCAATAG
- the LOC120453901 gene encoding adenosine deaminase 2 isoform X3 — translation MVKKEMGQWTWGYEQARQAVLTAEEELMTGGHTYLNTQEATVDDIFMEYKLGELAQGFRNAEQNAAALHFFKAKPLIDRSAIFRFLQKMPKGAVLHLHNTASVSSKWVVDDLSYMPGLLRCTTATGRSVLTFRRTPKEHECQSQYVRVADERRNSLDRQIYDRNFERLINLYTPVPELEYPTITQVWDRFQDMFHSLSDALTYLPAFRAYHWQMLEELYNDNVMYAEIRTSCKMLYDASGRTFSKERTIRELYDINEKFVKLHPDFLGIKVILAVYRGYELDRMKDMVEEFGKLHQALPNFLVGFDLVGQEDKGKPLYSLLPALRDLPPTSRLFLHGGETNWFGASTDINLLDALLLNTTRIGHGYALAKHPILLNAVKSRRIAVEISPISNQVLHLVWDLRNHPGAQYLALDVPVVICNDDPGFWNAKGLSYDFYYAIMSLAPNNAGLRVLKTLVWNSVRYSTLTEEEQTKAFKILELSWSRFIDKVLNGSVF, via the exons ATggttaaaaaagaaatgggtCAATGGACTTGGG gcTATGAACAAGCACGGCAAGCTGTTCTCacggcggaggaggagctgaTGACTGGTGGACACACCTACCTGAACACCCAGGAGGCCACGGTGGACGATATATTCATGGAGTACAAGCTCGGAGAGTTGGCCCAAGGATTTCGGAACGCGGAGCAGAATGCGGCAGCTCTGCATTTTTTCAAGGCAAAGCCGCTAATCGATCGGAGTGCGATCTTCCGATTTCTACAGAAGATGCCCAAGGGCGCCGTGCTCCACCTGCACAACACCGCATCCGTGAGCTCCAAGTGGGTGGTGGACGACTTGTCGTACATGCCCGGACTGCTGCGCTGCACGACGGCTACAGGACGAAGTGTCCTCACATTCCGCAGGACTCCTAAGGAGCACGAATGCCAATCGCAATACGTGCGTGTTGCCGATGAGCGGCGGAACTCGTTGGATCGCCAGATCTACGATCGGAATTTCGAACGCCTGATCAATTTGTACACCCCAGTTCCAGAGC TGGAGTACCCCACAATTACCCAGGTTTGGGATCGGTTCCAGGACATGTTCCACTCGCTGAGCGATGCCCTAACCTATTTGCCAGCCTTTCGAGCTTATCACTGGCAgatgctggaggagctgtACAATGACAATGTGATGTACGCAGAGATTCGGACTAGTTGCAAAATG CTCTATGACGCCAGTGGACGCACTTTTTCCAAAGAGCGTACTATTCGCGAGCTCTATGACATTAACGAGAAGTTCGTGAAGCTGCATCCAGATTTTCTGGGCATCAAAGTCATTCTGGCCGTCTATCGCGGCTATGAATTGGATCGGATGAAGGATATGGTTGAGGAATTTGGGAAGTTGCA CCAAGCATTGCCCAACTTTCTGGTTGGATTCGATTTGGTGGGTCAAGAGGACAAGGGAAAACCACTTTATTCCTTACTGCCTGCCCTAAGAGATCTTCCGCCAACATCTCGGCTTTTCCTACATGGCGGGGAGACCA ATTGGTTTGGCGCCTCCACGGATATCAATCTGCTGGATGCCCTGTTGCTGAATACCACTCGCATTGGTCATGGTTATGCTCTGGCCAAGCATCCGATCCTCCTGAATGCTGTGAAGTCGCGCCGCATCGCCGTGGAGATTAGTCCCATTTCGAACCAGGTGCTGCATCTGGTTTGGGACCTGCGCAACCATCCGGGTGCCCAGTATCTTGCCCTTGATGTACCCGTGGTGATATGCAACGATGATCCTGGGTTCTGGAATGCCAAGGGCCTAAGCTACGACTTCTACTATGCCATCATGAGCCTGGCGCCCAACAATGCTGGGCTAAGGGTCCTCAAGACTCTGGTGTGGAATTCGGTGCGCTACTCCACGCTGACGGAGGAGGAACAGACGAAAGCTTTTAAAATACTCGAACTCAGCTGGTCGCGATTCATAGACAAGGTGCTGAATGGCAGTGTATTTTAA